A region of Deinococcus rubellus DNA encodes the following proteins:
- the treY gene encoding malto-oligosyltrehalose synthase, producing MTAAVQEAQPSPEAPSSPQTAQIPRATYRLQLHGPIEQPGGHPGRFDFRDAARVVPYLARLGISTLYLSPIWQATPGSSHGYDATDHSRVSDELGGEKGLRKLWQVAQTHGMTIIADFVPNHMGIAGGHNPYWEDVLRHGLASRYAHFFDIAWEPLKRALSGKVLLPVLGDQYGRVLERGELQVVRHGGELGLDYFGRTFPLSPRQTAPILERTWALCDLPEGNEARSDLASLALQATNLPRSSADLSDAERESRARESAVIERRLLALAEVGAIETALGRALAELNADLPRLDTLIQEQNYRLSYWKVASEQINYRRFFDINDLAALRIEDPRVFAWAHSKLFELIKEGVIAGVRLDHTDGLYDPAGYFETLQERAAGVLGVPYVPGDRPLYVLAEKILEPGERLPNWPIYGTTGYDFLAQLGGVFVESANEDEISGIYRRFTGDRKTYGQILHDTKELIQRVSLASEVNVLAEHLERLAEADLRWRDFTLSSLREVLREVIAAFPVYRTYVRLGGRESGDDAKINHAIKDARKLNRDLDGSLFDFLKAVLTLDAPDQATRERYAEFAFRFQQLTGPVTAKGAEDTAFYRYGRLLCLNEVGGDPAIFGTPPRTFHAQARERSEKWPHAMLSTSTHDTKRGEGTRARIAVLSELPQTWAAYLSHWSRLARALEQTLPDGAGQAPSSGDQIMMFQNLLGIWPLDGQQEGLADRLSAAMLKSAREAKLHTSWAAPDGAYEGALDTLIRGLLASDEFTDSVQTFHEQISPHGAQNSLSAALIRLTAPGVPDIYQGNEGWNQSLVDPDNRRPVDYARLSSLLRRIEERHEKDPLGLAGELLRRYQSGGVKLLTTWAALQARRNNPALFAEGHYQALSGGKHILAFAREWEGTLAVTVAPRLTCTLTKGQQPWALGEVWGSRSLSLPSGSYRSAVTGERFRVRDDKIALAKVLEFFPVALLLREHR from the coding sequence ATGACGGCGGCGGTTCAGGAGGCCCAGCCATCACCAGAGGCCCCATCTTCGCCGCAGACCGCGCAGATTCCGCGCGCCACCTACCGCCTGCAACTGCATGGCCCCATCGAGCAGCCAGGCGGCCACCCTGGCCGCTTCGACTTCCGCGACGCGGCCAGGGTGGTGCCCTACCTGGCCCGGCTGGGCATCAGCACACTCTACCTCTCCCCCATCTGGCAGGCCACGCCGGGCAGCTCGCACGGCTACGACGCCACCGACCACAGCCGGGTCTCGGACGAACTCGGCGGCGAGAAGGGACTGAGAAAGCTGTGGCAGGTCGCTCAGACACACGGCATGACCATCATCGCCGACTTCGTGCCCAACCACATGGGCATTGCGGGCGGCCACAACCCCTACTGGGAAGATGTGCTCAGGCACGGGCTGGCCAGCCGCTACGCCCACTTCTTCGACATCGCCTGGGAGCCGCTCAAGCGCGCACTCAGCGGCAAGGTGCTGTTGCCGGTGCTGGGCGACCAGTACGGGCGGGTACTGGAGCGCGGCGAGTTGCAGGTGGTCCGGCACGGCGGCGAACTCGGCCTCGATTACTTCGGGCGCACCTTCCCGCTCTCACCGCGCCAGACCGCCCCGATTCTGGAACGGACCTGGGCACTCTGCGATTTGCCTGAGGGCAATGAGGCCCGCTCGGATCTGGCCTCATTGGCCTTGCAGGCGACCAACCTGCCGCGCAGCAGCGCCGATCTCAGTGACGCCGAGCGCGAGAGCCGGGCGCGCGAGAGTGCGGTCATCGAGCGCAGACTCCTGGCGCTGGCCGAGGTGGGAGCCATCGAGACCGCGCTGGGCCGCGCCCTAGCCGAACTCAACGCCGACCTGCCGCGTCTCGACACGCTAATTCAGGAGCAGAACTACCGTCTGAGCTACTGGAAAGTGGCCTCCGAGCAGATCAACTACCGCCGCTTCTTCGACATCAACGATCTGGCGGCGCTGCGCATCGAGGACCCCCGCGTGTTCGCGTGGGCACACTCCAAGCTGTTCGAGCTGATCAAGGAAGGCGTGATCGCCGGGGTGCGGCTCGACCATACCGACGGCCTCTACGACCCCGCCGGGTACTTCGAAACCTTACAGGAGCGGGCCGCCGGGGTGCTGGGCGTGCCGTATGTGCCGGGCGACAGACCGCTGTACGTGCTGGCCGAGAAGATTCTGGAACCCGGCGAGCGGCTGCCCAACTGGCCGATCTACGGCACCACCGGCTACGACTTTCTGGCGCAGCTCGGCGGCGTGTTCGTGGAGAGCGCCAACGAGGACGAGATCAGCGGCATCTACCGGCGCTTCACTGGCGACCGCAAGACCTACGGCCAGATTCTGCACGACACCAAGGAACTCATTCAGCGGGTCAGCCTGGCCTCCGAGGTCAACGTGCTGGCCGAGCACCTGGAGCGGCTGGCCGAGGCCGATCTGAGGTGGCGCGACTTTACCCTGAGCAGTCTGCGCGAGGTGCTGCGCGAGGTGATCGCGGCCTTTCCGGTGTACCGCACCTACGTGCGCCTGGGCGGGCGCGAGAGCGGCGACGACGCCAAAATCAATCACGCCATCAAGGACGCCCGCAAGCTCAACCGCGACCTCGACGGCAGCCTGTTCGACTTTCTGAAGGCGGTGCTGACTCTGGACGCGCCGGATCAGGCGACCCGCGAGCGCTACGCCGAATTCGCCTTCCGCTTTCAGCAGCTCACCGGCCCGGTGACAGCCAAGGGAGCCGAGGACACCGCCTTTTACCGCTACGGGCGGCTGCTGTGCCTCAACGAGGTCGGCGGGGACCCGGCCATCTTCGGCACACCGCCGCGCACCTTTCACGCCCAGGCCCGCGAGAGAAGCGAGAAGTGGCCGCACGCCATGCTGAGCACCAGCACCCACGACACCAAACGCGGCGAGGGCACCCGCGCCCGCATCGCGGTGCTGAGCGAGCTGCCGCAGACCTGGGCGGCCTACCTGAGCCACTGGAGCCGCCTGGCCCGCGCCCTTGAGCAGACCCTGCCGGACGGCGCAGGGCAGGCTCCTAGTAGCGGCGACCAGATCATGATGTTCCAGAACCTGCTGGGCATCTGGCCGCTGGACGGCCAGCAGGAGGGGCTGGCGGACCGCCTCAGCGCCGCCATGCTCAAGTCGGCCCGCGAGGCCAAGCTGCACACCTCCTGGGCCGCCCCCGACGGGGCGTATGAGGGGGCGCTCGACACGCTGATTCGCGGGCTGCTGGCCTCCGACGAGTTCACCGACAGTGTGCAGACCTTTCACGAGCAGATCAGCCCGCACGGCGCGCAAAACAGCCTCTCGGCGGCGCTCATCCGGCTGACTGCCCCCGGCGTGCCCGACATCTACCAGGGCAACGAGGGCTGGAATCAGTCGCTGGTTGATCCCGACAACCGCCGCCCGGTGGACTACGCCCGCCTGAGCAGCCTGCTGCGGCGCATCGAGGAGCGCCACGAGAAAGACCCGCTGGGGCTGGCCGGAGAACTGCTCAGGCGCTACCAGAGCGGCGGCGTCAAGCTGCTGACCACCTGGGCGGCGCTGCAAGCCCGCCGGAACAACCCGGCCCTGTTTGCCGAGGGCCACTACCAGGCGCTCAGCGGCGGCAAGCACATCCTGGCCTTCGCGCGCGAGTGGGAGGGCACGCTGGCCGTCACGGTGGCTCCGCGCCTGACCTGTACCCTCACCAAGGGCCAGCAGCCCTGGGCACTGGGCGAGGTCTGGGGCAGCCGCAGCCTGAGCTTGCCCAGCGGCAGTTACCGCAGCGCCGTCACGGGCGAGCGCTTCCGGGTCCGGGACGACAAGATCGCGCTCGCCAAGGTGCTGGAATTCTTCCCGGTGGCGCTGCTGCTCAGGGAACACAGATAA
- a CDS encoding Bax inhibitor-1/YccA family protein, producing MQLTATRTESLVRSFMNRTYSWMAAGLVLTAAIAYITASNENLASQVMSIRFPLLIVQLGVVLGMSFLLPRISSAVAGLLFMVYAAITGLTFSGLLMVYSTQAVYSAFGTAALTFGAMSVVGYVIKRDLSGMGRFFLFALIGLVVAMFINIWVGGAALNLGISVIGVLLFAGLTVYDTQMLRNMALSGVEGDNAEKGAIYGALSLYLNFINMFLFLLRIFGGGGGRS from the coding sequence ATGCAACTAACTGCGACCCGCACCGAATCGCTCGTGCGTTCGTTCATGAACCGCACGTACTCCTGGATGGCCGCCGGACTCGTCCTGACCGCCGCCATCGCCTACATTACCGCCTCGAATGAGAACCTGGCTTCCCAGGTCATGAGCATCCGCTTTCCGCTGCTGATCGTGCAGCTCGGTGTCGTTCTCGGGATGAGCTTTCTGCTGCCGCGCATCAGCAGCGCTGTGGCAGGCTTGTTGTTCATGGTCTACGCCGCCATCACCGGGCTGACCTTCTCGGGCCTGCTGATGGTGTACTCCACCCAGGCGGTCTACTCGGCCTTCGGTACCGCCGCACTCACCTTCGGGGCCATGAGCGTGGTGGGCTACGTCATCAAGCGCGATCTGTCGGGCATGGGGCGCTTCTTTCTGTTCGCCCTGATCGGGCTGGTCGTCGCCATGTTCATCAATATCTGGGTCGGCGGCGCGGCGCTCAATCTCGGCATCAGCGTCATAGGCGTGCTGCTGTTCGCGGGCCTGACCGTCTACGACACCCAGATGCTGCGCAACATGGCGCTCAGCGGCGTCGAGGGCGACAACGCCGAGAAGGGCGCGATCTACGGTGCGCTCTCCCTCTACCTGAACTTCATCAATATGTTCCTGTTTTTGCTGCGCATTTTCGGCGGCGGCGGCGGGCGCAGCTAA